TTATTAATAATCATGCTTCTGCTCCTGTGTTGACTGGCTGCATGACGTGCAGGCGATCGGCGACGCGCTCGCGCACCGCTTCGTCATGGAAAATACCGACAATAGCGGCACCACGGGCGCGCGCCTGCTCAATCAGTTCCACCACCGCGGCGCTGTTGGCGCTATCCAGCGAGGCGGTCGGCTCATCCAGCAGCAGTACTGGATAGTCGGCGATAAATCCGCGCGCGATATTGACGCGCTGCTGCTCACCGCCGGAAAAGGTCGACGGCGCTAGCGACCATAAACGCTCCGGCACGTTGAGGCGCGTTAGCAGCTCTTTGGCGCGCTTTTCGCAGAAGGCGCGTGCGGTACCGCGCTCCAGCAGCGGCTGCATGACGATTTCCAGCGTCGGCACGCGCGGAATAACGCGCAGAAACTGGCTGACCCAGC
The sequence above is drawn from the Pantoea nemavictus genome and encodes:
- the phnL gene encoding phosphonate C-P lyase system protein PhnL, with the protein product MQPLLRVEQLSKTFVLHNQSSAALPVLQNANLEVSGGECVVLHGRSGSGKSTLLRALYGNYQANSGHIWLQHQGEWIDMASAPARQILAIRCHTVGWVSQFLRVIPRVPTLEIVMQPLLERGTARAFCEKRAKELLTRLNVPERLWSLAPSTFSGGEQQRVNIARGFIADYPVLLLDEPTASLDSANSAAVVELIEQARARGAAIVGIFHDEAVRERVADRLHVMQPVNTGAEA